ACTGATCGGGACTCTTCCTTTGTTGATGATAcaataaatacaaaagcTACTGGAAACACGTCTAACCGACTTTCTTTACCTGCATATCCTACAGACGGCGGTGACACCAGTATTGATAATCCAACAAGTACAGATGGTCAACGTATTCTTGGTTATGGTATGTCTAATCTGTCCATCGCTATTACAATTACTAACTTGAATTTAGTATCTGCTTTATATGATTATGATGCTGCAATACCCGAAGAGATAAGCTTCAGGAAGGGAGATACCATTGCAGTTCTTAAGCTTTATGAAGACGGCTGGTGGGAGGGATTTGTCGTTGGAGAGGATGACCATAACCGTGGGCAATTTCCGTCAAATTTTGTTCGTGAAATCGAGGTTTAGCTTTCGTATTATAGTTTCGCATTTTCTCATCTTTTCTCATTCTCATTTAAATCTAAAATACTAGATTTCTAATTTTGGTTGTTTTACATTATAGGATATTTAGAATGCTACACGTTTAGTTAAGTTATCTACATTATAAGATTATTATCTTATAAATCTTTATGAATTTTGCAGATTAAAATGATACCGATTGTTATATATAGCATTATGTTCAAAATGATTGAATTATTGTCATTCATTGCACCATTTTCTACCTAAATATTTCTAGTAATTCTCGTTTGCTTCTAAAATTCTGTAATAACttaaaaaacatcaaaTCTTTACCAATCTAAGTTAACACACAGGTCTATAATAGCTTCATGTATAACTAATTACTATTTCCTAGTAAGCTGTGACAACGTGGCCGAGTGGTTTTAAGGCGTTCGCCTGCTATTCTGTAGCCCAGCGGATTCCCTTTGGGAGCGCAGGTTCGAATCCTGCCGTTGTcgatatcttttttaagttgCAAAGCGATTCactataaatttttgcGGTTCTATATTGGAAATCGCTATTCACTGTTATTTTTGTTACTTAGCAAAGTGGTTTTGTTGTTATAACTAACGTCTCCAACGATAAAAGACAACAATCTGCTTGTATTACTATAAATGCAAGATTCTTCCTCTTACGCGAGGCGtatgttttcttttttttcttttgactAATAAGTTAACAATAAGTTTAGGGTATTCACAGGCACCTTCTTCATCTAATCTACGAACTACTACTTTTGGATTCAATGGACTGGGTACTTCAAGAACCAGTTTAGCACCTCAAAGGACTCTTGTCAATGCACGACAGTCCATTGATCCTGACGGTTTGTCTTCTCGTGTGTTAACCCCTACAATGCGCCCAAGTTTGGCTCCTAAGTATGATAATATTTACTGAATTTGTTCTAATCTTGTTGCATAGTACCCGTCGCTCCAGCGTGCGCGTTTCCAATGCATCTTTTATTTCCCAAACACCTAATATTACTTCTATAAAAGATCCAAGACCATTGTCAGACAGAAGATACCAACAAGAATGCGCTACGCAAGTCGTCAACTATTTATTAGAATCTGGATTTTCACAGCCATTGGGTTTAAATAATCGTTTCATGCCATCAACGAGAGAGTTTGCTGCCATCTTCAAACATTTGTATAATAAGTTGGACCCAAATTTTAGATTTGGCGCACGCTATGAAGAAGACGTTACTACTTGTTTAAAAGCACTCAATTATCCGTTCCTTGATTCCATCTCACGCTCTAGGCTTGTCGCTATAGGCTCTCCTCATGTATGGCCTGCTATATTGGGTATGCTTCACTGGGTTGTTTCACTAATTCAATGCACTGAAAAGGCAGTTGCTATGGTTTATACCGTAGAACAAAATAGCCTTGACGATCATCTCGTGGACAAAGTTTTGTTTGACTACCTTGTTCGCACATATCATTTGTACCTTGATGAATCACCCGAAGAAAGTGAACCAGAGAAAGAATTAAAGGCTACTTTTAATCAACAGAACCAGGATTTGTACAATCAGACAgaagctttaaaaagtacgaatgaagaattgattaatcaaataaaatctGCTGAGGAACTGGACTCTGCAATCCAGGTGCTTGAAGAGCGCTATCGAACTATGCAACGTGATGAAGTTAAGTTTCAGTCTGCGATGAGTGGaatgaaatcaaaaatgGAATCCAGGACTAACCTTATGAAACAACTGCAGGTaaatattgaagaaaaagagtCTCAGCTACagcttttaaaagaaaaaagggACTCTCTGAAGTATCAAGTTGAAAATCAAGATATTTCTATAAGCGAATTCGAAAAGATGGTCTCAGAGAGGGAGCAATTAGACAGAAATTTAAACATGATTGGAAGCAAGATTAGTGAATTAAGGAAAGAAGTGTTTGACACGGACTTGCTCATTCAAGCTAGCATCGATTCTTTAGAAAAGAAGGTACAAAAATTCAACTCCTTGGCTTACAGAATTGGAATTGTACCCATTGCCGCTATTCGGTCTGCCAATAACGATTTCGAACTCGAAATTAATCCAGAAGGCCcaaattatataaatttgGACCTGAAGAATAAAGTACGCCCATTTATTAATGAAGTTAGACGTTCTATTACACTTGAGTTTCATGaagaacaaaataaatccCTAAAGTTACAAGAACATGTTGATACCGTTAATGATTTGATAGCTGAATTACAAGACGAGCTAAGAGGTATAGAATCTCGTTTAACTTCAGTATTGTCAGAATGTAATATGCTTCGTGAAACGGCCagtgaagaaaaaaatgcatttgATGCTGAATCGGATAAGTTAGAAAGAGAATTACAACAGCTCAAACTTTCTTCGCATAACAGCATGCTTCAATTAGACCAGCGTATACAAAGTATAAATATCGAAGCGGATCAAATTGCACATGCTTGCATGGAGtacaaaaacaatatatataaagaGGTTGCATTTGTGCTTGGTGAAATAATACATTTCAAGCTACACGTTCAAGACAGTTTGGAGGATTTGAAGATGGACTACCAAAAGGAATTGGATGACCTATCTCGTTCGGAACTGTAAATTCTATTCATCGTATTGTGCTGTCTACTATATTCACGGCTCAtgaatacatttttttatcacgATGGTGTTTTTGTGTTTTATGCTTTAATCtcttactttttaattacaattCTAATGAAGgtaataataattcaactctcaattttcaaatgtaatttttattgGTTGTGTTCCTTTTATGGACATCAATTTAGTACTACATAAGCACGAACTGTTTTGgctaaaaatttgagattATTCACCagatattttattgattgCAGATTTTAACGTTTTTATACATCATATACACgactatttaaaaagctgAAAGTagttcaaaatttattatcgATCAGCTATCAGTTTATCTATTTGTTTCTGTATTATATTCCTTAGCTGTTTAACAAAAGTTGCGTTTTGAGATACTGGTACGAACCAATCCAAAGTCAGTAGTTTTTGGTTTAATTCATTAGGGAGGAAAGTTAGCAAACCAATTGACTTCGCATAGAGCAAAGTGTCGGCTGCTTGGTAGCGTACTTTTTCAATCGGGTTTAATAGTAGGTTTGCCGtatattttaaagcatGATGCCTCAAAAGTtcatttttggaaagaaaaagcgTCCGATATAACTCTAGTATCGCAGAAAGTCCCCCTGGTGATTTACAAGTAAGAGCCCTTCTCTGTACAATAAAAATCGCTTTTGACATGCTGATATCATTAGTATTTTGaacaaaatgtaaaaaaacataccCCTTAACGTTTTGAAAGTCCGTGAAACAACCATATGCTAACAAAGATGTGAAAGATTTCATGATTGGAAAATAGAAACGAGCTATTTCATCCTCCGAAGAAAGTATGTCTATATAGAGTTGTAGAAGATCCCGTTTACCATAACGAGAgttagattttttaaacgaatCTTCTAACTGGTAAACATAACTTAgataaaattcaaaacattTAACTGCCTAGTAGAGTTAGTATATTAAGACATCGAAGCATATGATAACTTACTAAGTCACTGCCAAAACCATCGGCAGTAAATACTGTAATTCCGTAAAAAGCTTGAAGCCTTAAATTAGGTATTTCTAGCAGAGATATATTCAGTTCATTTAGTACCTCTCCATCCATATTTGGATTATTCCTGAAACTAGTGGTTAATAGCagaattttaattgaaaactCATTTTACCTAATACGattaataatattagtCAAAGCTTCGCATCTTCTGATTAGGTAATGTACTCTGATTTGTTCGAGTGCTTGATATGCCAAACCCCTCAAACtatcaattttatcaaatgtTTGCCTTATAATATAGGAAATACAACACCAAACTATATCTTcacttaatttttttccagATGAATCTTTGACTAATAGACTGGAAATGGCCTTCATTGCAGGTTTGCGAATCCATGAGCCAACATCTCCTCGGGTATCTGTCAAATAATTGGAGCAAACCTGAAGTAATTCTTTGACAAATTCTTCAATGCTTTCTGTTTTTTCATAAGTAAAGGgaataatattttgaagCGCATTCGCAACAGGTGCTTGATAGTCTATTGAGTGCTGTTCATGTTAACATTGgtgaaaaaattctttactTACGAGTTGGGGATAAATATCCAATAAAAGCTTGCATATCTTTTTCTGGTATCGAAAACTTATATTCGGTAAATTCTGTAGAATAATGTATACAATTCTCGCTTCTTTACTTGTTGAGCATTTTCGTATATAGTCAAGAAGAACCTCCAATGTTTCTTCCATATCATCAAATTTAACAAGTACACTGTAAGCGTCACTGATGTCTTTTATGATTGTTTCCTCCTGTAAATCAATAGCAGCGATTATAACAGAAAATGCTTCACTGAAAAATGCTCTGTCAACACGAATATCATTGGcaaaaatttgttgaattccttttaaaattcccaaaataatttttgtttgctgTTGccttgaaaatttttttaaggacAGTAGGTTTTTGTGCGACAGTAAATCATGGATACGATTTATATCGAACGGGAAGCTTATGGATAAAAATCCACCTATAATACTTGCCAATCCAATCGTATagccaaaaataaaatctgCATTACCAACAGACAAATAATCAAGTATGGGAGGAAGATAGATGCTTAGCTCTTTGGGATATTTAATAGAAAGTTGTCTTAGGGAAAAAGCAGAAAGCTGCTGTACCTTCACGTCCCAGTGCTGAAGGTTTGTAAATAGTCTTTGGAAAACACAGGAACGAAACTGAGGAAAATGAGCTACTTTCATACACAAGTCACCATAACAATTTGAAATATCCGTTACAGAAACATAGTTAATATGTGATATCAAAGAAAGCCCATCGGGAATAGAAGCGTGTCTGCCAATCACCTCAAATAAAGCAGCAGTTGCAGCTCTGCGCACATTTATTTCATTGTCAAACAATACCGTTTGTAAGAGACATAAAATAAGATTCGTTTGTAAGCCTTCAATTGCTGACTTAGAGTAGCAATGATAAAATGACCAAACAAAATAACAGGAGGCATCTCTGATGCTTTGTCCTGTTACTCTAGTTCCATATCTTACTTCGTATGATAAGCCCTAAATAAGGATTAGAATGatataagaaaacaaagtgTACTTACTACTTCGATCAATGGAAGAATATGTAAACATTTACTATACTTAATTAAACCTGCACCTGCTAGTTTTGCGAAGAAAAGTATAGCTCCGTGCCAAACCAGTGGAGAAGTAATTGATATGTTTACAGTGTTTTCTATGGGGtttaaaaacatattttctGTCATCAATTCAATAATGGCATCGATAACTTGCTCAGCCAAATTCCAGGGCAAACGACTTATGATCTTGGCTAGCCCTTTGGCTGCAGACCAGCGTACAAAACTGTCTATGTCGCTTACAGAtgacaataaaaaatcaacaataaCCTCCAGATATATATGTACTTCTTCGTTAGAGTCATCAGGTAATTGAAAGAAACTATCTGGGTTACTGATCGAGTATTTCCAATTAGGGGATGAATTTACAGGCAGCAATACAATTCCCAATCTTGTATAACATTTGCATAATAATTTCCTCAACGCTGAATTTTCTTGTCCAACTAAATCTTCTCGTGCTACATTCAGAAACTGAAACGCAACATCAACTGTTTGAAGACAATCATTTCTCGGACaaattttaagaaaagaagataaGGAAAAAAGACACCcaattttgtaaaagatACTTCTCTTAAACCAACTACTCTCACAGTGGTGTAGAAAGCCTAGAAGTAAATCCAAACCGTCATCACGAGAGAATAATCGGGACAAAACAAGACAAGAAGCTTCTTTGTCTATTCCCGAATTTTCTAAGTATTTAATTGCTATAGTGTAAATGGTCTTCTTCACATCCAAGGAATCATCTAATGAATTTAACGGGAATGGGGTATTGAGTGCTTGAGAAAGCCACAGTAAAACTATGTAGTGAAAATGCCAGGTATTATTTGAtgattcatttaataatgtATATAATTCCTTAATATATTGAACGCCAACAGGAAAGAGGACGCGAACAGCTTTATATCCtcttattttacaaaactgGTAAAGGATAACGGTAATTGAGTTACATTTTCCGATATTTTTCACTTTCAGTAAATAGCTAGCCAAGTTTGGAACGTATTTACTCAGTAGTTTATCGAGCAATGTCGGCTGAAATTGACAAAATTGCAACTAGAATTTTAATTAGAAAGGTCAcaatatctttttaaacataCATATTTAACAGCGACGTCTTTAAGTTTTTCCACAGAATGTGAAGAACTTCTATCGTCTAAAACATCATCGAGAATTTGCGATAAACGTGAGGTTATCAAAGACTCATCTATAGAAATAATTCCTTCTAAagattcttcttcttccatttttgtttaaaatttatgcTATGATTATTTTTGACTGTAACGACTTTAAGCAATTAACGCGTGTTGAAtaaattatgaaaaacgaataaagcgaaaaaatatgttaaTCTCCTTTCTTTTAGAATTTCTTTCGtcctaaaaaaaaaacttggTCCCTAATTTTCTGTATTGCCTTGGACAATTTCCTCCTTTGTCACTCATGAGGTTGCAAATGATACcaataagaaaataaaacaagtttgaataattttagaCCTGTAAGATTTATTAACGATTAAATTTCACAAGCTTTGATATTGAAAAACATTATGAAAAGTGGGATAATAAAAAGGTAAATTATTGTGGTGGTGTAATCTGTACCCACTACTGATATTTCAAATCTCAAATCTAAACGTGAGCAGTTATTAAGAATGCTTTTGGAGCAACCACTGTGATATTTGTAAATGATATATTATTTCTGCGAATGAATTAGGAATACAGCCAGACAGTAAGCATATCTGGTAGTAAAGGGCCTATATATTGACAGCTCTAACGCAATTATTTCATAGAGTAGACATAATATTCACGACATAGATTCAGTAAGTTCGCATGttattcattcttttggTACAAGACTAGCATTTGATATTACAAATGTATAGCAGTATCGTTTAAATAGATCTTTACTTAAAGATTCTCAAACGTTACAATAATTTTCCCAAGATGTTGGCCTTTAAACTAGTCGGCATAAATTTACAGAGCAATTGTAAGTACTTGCTAAACTGAAGAGAATTTGAATTAGAGGTTTCAGGTTAAAACATATTCAGTGTTAACTATATCCAGCTTGTTCgtgatatatatttttgagtTAAGCCGAAATTTATTgcatgaaataaaaaataaaaaaaaataaaaaaatcactttTATTAGCTTACAATAAACCAACTTTTCTcgattatttgtttacacaTGTCAAATAAGGTGTTTCGATATACATCCCTGTTGTCAGAGCAACGATTTATATATATCGCTTACCACTAAATTTGCAAAGTCTCTTCAAGCCGTcgaatttaatgaaaaccACCATGTTGATGCTAGTATTGCTAGTCTGCTCATACATACATTATGTATGTGCGCAAATTCGATTCGTCACTCCGGCGACAACAGATAGTATGGATTTTACCGCTATTTCGTTTTCATGGGAAGAATCTAATACGGGAATACCTCTTGAGGACATAACCAACAcagttttttatatatgtaGTGGTAGCATGGATGCTCCTCAACCTTGTGCAGTCTTGTATACGTCCCCTAGTCCTTCTTCTATATCCCAAGCTGGACCCTTCGCTATTTCTCAGGTTTTTGGACCAGCTGGACGTCTTTACTTTCTTTGGGCACAATCTACATATGCTGGTGGTATAGTTAATGACTATACTGACTTTTTCACTGTTAATGGTCTAACAGGAACTTTTGATAATTACGAAATTTATGCGTCTTTGATGGCTCTTGGTGTGTATCCTTATGTTCCTACCCTTACTGGTTTTAGCACTTTTCTTGGTGTATGGCCTACAGGTACAATGCGAGATTGGTATCTATCTCAAACTACCGGTGTTCTCCGTACAGGACCTATTCAAAATCGACCAGATTCTACTTTTACTGCTGCTACGACCGACATACAACCGCTATGGGAAACTTCCTCTTATTCCGTATTTACCACGTTTGCAGGTCCTCCCATTGCCACCTCGACTGTCTTTGCATCTCCAACGTACATGTATACGTTGTATGCTAATTATGCTAGTACGGCCTCTAAGCCTACTATAATCGCAACTCCAACTGCTGGTTTAAGGAGACGAGACAGCTGGGCTCAAGCTGCTCCGAAACGTGGGATGCGTTTAGGTGAACACAAACGTGGGTTGTTATATTCCtaaattgttaattttttttaaggcCAAAGCCTTTCATGTCATTTAGATTTTTCATTAGCACACTAGGATATTACTGTGTGCATTTTTGTCTGCTTCCTTTAGCTCAAATACATTGAGTCGTTCgtcaaagaaaacaaaatattttggttATTTGTTATCTAAAGTcatgttttttttcatatttacCATTATGCTGTTTCTGTGGAGTTAATTTCACGTAAAAGCATCTTCAAGTGCATGAgttatttcttcattcgttcaatttttactttcctTTCTCCCTTTTCATTCGTTCTTTTACATATTTAGGCAAAAAGAACTCTCGGTTAAACCCTTTTCTTTAGTTATCATTTTctacatttaataaataattatggttttatttagaatttattttgtaaattatacTTGTTTGAACGCATTGTTTAATTAAGTAATCGcgacaaataaataaattgtgTGATGACAGTGCTATGCCAGAACGCCCAAATAGTCGGAATCAATTACTAAATTCACTAAGTTAATATTGCAAAAGCATTACAAGTAATGTTCAATTAAATCAtaacattaaataaaatattgtgATATACTATAGAGGTATTCTTCATCAAACCTGTAAAATGCAGCAGAAGTGCAGAAAATCAAGAGGGGATATGTTAATTTAAGAAGATGATAGGAATAAACAATACTGGAGATTTTCAAACAATGAATTCCAGATTTTAACGAACATTAAGTTGATTTATTAGACTTTTTGGAAGCACAGCATGCAGTTTTGGGAGTCTTTGAAAATACAGCGCTGATTGTAAATACAATGCCAGCAATAGCGGTACAGGTGCAAAGAGTACGATTGTTAAGGGTTCCAGATTGACGGCTTTTCAAGAGATATGCAGAGATGGCGCCAAGACTGAGGAGGTTGATTGATATGGCAGCAGAAGCTGGAACTTTATGAGCATTGACAAAATTGCAAGCTTTGGAGTAAACAGATTTCgcttctttttccaatttcTCAGTTTTACCTTTCTTTTCCCCATCGGATGGTTTTTCTGATTCCTTCTTTGCCTCCGCCTCTTCGGGATGTAGAAAGGCGTCGGCATCTTCCTCATCTAAAACGacaactttttcatttttttggtagGGTTCTTCACTCAGAACTTCCTCAACTTCAGGAGGCTGTGGTGCGGCTTTTTCTGCTGCTGTTTGTTCAGGAGCATGTTCTCTTACAATCTCGGCATATGAGGGATGGGAGCTTCCTTCTTTTGCAGAcatcttaaaaaatttttcagtGAATATGAGGAGAGATAAAagtcaaattttcttcaaagttGTAAACACTAACgaatttgatttaaattgGTATGTTGTGGTGGGTATATATGTATTAATAGAATTTACATACTTTGCGTATACAGTATGACGTCCTCAGTTGACATCATAATAGTTTAAGCACTGTACTGAAGATACTCATCATCTATAGTAGATTCCAGCAAGTTAGCGTAGAAATCCGTTTACTAAGTGGCATTACGATTCTTTATCGCTGTTTAAGGTGatacaatattttattatggtgaacagaaaatgaattactttttcctttttaaatatagtGTTATGAAtgatttaatatttaatgacCAAAAAATGATAGCCTATTACTACTTGCATGTTAAAGTGTTTCAAAAAGGACAGCTTTAACCATATTCGCTAAAGAAAACTAAAGAGGTTTATTATAAGCACAAACTATAGTGAACAGAAAGTATTTACGGCATTTGTGATAATATTTGCTAAATGGCCGCGTGTTTACTACCCGCAGTCAGGAATGGCagaaaacataaaaagttgaaaactTGCTTTTATActgaattaaataaaaaaacaaactaaAAAGTTCGGGTTTCGACGGGGATTGAACCCGTGACCACTTCGACCCAAACGAAGTATGCTACCACTACACCACGAAACCACGTTACAACTCATAATACAAATAGATAATATTAATGGTTTTCTCCTTCCAAAGTAATTAAGTAAATatcattgattttaaaaaagagcTAAATACCTAAAGAAATTAGCAATCAGAGTATGGAGAATTATCTACTTGCAACTACTAAGCTGACTGAATCTATGCCAAAAGAAGAACATGAAATTGCTTCAAATCAAATTGATAGAGGACATAACAATTACTTAATTTCGTAGAGTTAAAATAGTTAATGTGAGCTAAACATGCAAGTAACttaaataatcaaatattATCATTGATTAATAATTACGTTCAATTTAGAAAGTGTTTGTGCATCGAAGCaaatatatttgttttagcAACATTCTGATCCctttaaatagaaaatgttaTCTAAAcgatcaaaaaaatatcctAATCTCGTAATTGATAGAAATCTCTGCAAAGATTTCCTATTAAATCGAGATATGTTCCTTATTGcctaaaataaattaaaatcaatCCTGTAGATGACTCGTGGTCTTAAAATGATacttttagaaaaaaaaaaataggtAAATAAGTAACCTAACCAATTTTACGAGTTATCAGATACATAGATTTGAATAatcaattataaaaatatattgattAATTTACTTATGTGCTtaatatttgaaatatgCTAGTATTTGCAACGTCTTCGTGTTCGCactttatatttatttttgttatctTTTAAGCGCCCAAtagtaaaagaaattgtatTCCGATcaatttttgcaattttcGTGcagcttaaaaaaaaaatacttcttTGTCTACTCAAAAAGCATGAAAAGGTTTACAATAAATGAATACTGAAGGGTTCCATAAagtataatattttcaatgaaaTATGGTTATATAattcaattattatttgcagtaaaattcaaatgcatctttttcatatatctagttttataaaacaattaatttttagagAGTTAATGAACGTGTTCGATAAATGCAAAAGTAACACCTACCCTATTCCAAAATCTCactattataaataaataatctAGCAAATACTTATTTATATTGAATCATTTATACACCTCCGTTTATGGGTTTGCTACACAAATAAGGCGTACCTAGTGACTCTCGATAAACCTCCCTAAAACCTACCCTAGCTCAAAAAGGCAGTCACAAATTTACTACCAATTTTAGCAGTGATTATTGAAACGAACAAGCAGCGTTATATCAAAATGGTATGTATAATATGAATACCTGTTTGTTCTATTAAGCTAATGAGTGATTTAGGGAATTGATATCGAGAGACATCACGTTAAAAAGTCTCAACGCAGCAAGCCTGCTTCGGAGAACGTCTACTTAAAGCTTTTGGTTAAGCTTTACCGTTTTTTGGCCCGTCGTACAGATTCCCGCTTCAACAAGGCTATTTTGAAGCGTCTTTTTCAATCCAAGACTAACCGTCCTCCTATTTCTATCTCAAAGATCGC
This region of Schizosaccharomyces pombe strain 972h- genome assembly, chromosome: II genomic DNA includes:
- the knh1 gene encoding KRE9-like protein, which gives rise to MKTTMLMLVLLVCSYIHYVCAQIRFVTPATTDSMDFTAISFSWEESNTGIPLEDITNTVFYICSGSMDAPQPCAVLYTSPSPSSISQAGPFAISQVFGPAGRLYFLWAQSTYAGGIVNDYTDFFTVNGLTGTFDNYEIYASLMALGVYPYVPTLTGFSTFLGVWPTGTMRDWYLSQTTGVLRTGPIQNRPDSTFTAATTDIQPLWETSSYSVFTTFAGPPIATSTVFASPTYMYTLYANYASTASKPTIIATPTAGLRRRDSWAQAAPKRGMRLGEHKRGLLYS
- the ndc80 gene encoding protein Ndc80, whose protein sequence is MQDSSSYARRYSQAPSSSNLRTTTFGFNGLGTSRTSLAPQRTLVNARQSIDPDGLSSRVLTPTMRPSLAPNTRRSSVRVSNASFISQTPNITSIKDPRPLSDRRYQQECATQVVNYLLESGFSQPLGLNNRFMPSTREFAAIFKHLYNKLDPNFRFGARYEEDVTTCLKALNYPFLDSISRSRLVAIGSPHVWPAILGMLHWVVSLIQCTEKAVAMVYTVEQNSLDDHLVDKVLFDYLVRTYHLYLDESPEESEPEKELKATFNQQNQDLYNQTEALKSTNEELINQIKSAEELDSAIQVLEERYRTMQRDEVKFQSAMSGMKSKMESRTNLMKQLQVNIEEKESQLQLLKEKRDSLKYQVENQDISISEFEKMVSEREQLDRNLNMIGSKISELRKEVFDTDLLIQASIDSLEKKVQKFNSLAYRIGIVPIAAIRSANNDFELEINPEGPNYINLDLKNKVRPFINEVRRSITLEFHEEQNKSLKLQEHVDTVNDLIAELQDELRGIESRLTSVLSECNMLRETASEEKNAFDAESDKLERELQQLKLSSHNSMLQLDQRIQSINIEADQIAHACMEYKNNIYKEVAFVLGEIIHFKLHVQDSLEDLKMDYQKELDDLSRSEL
- the alp1 gene encoding tubulin-specific chaperone cofactor D Alp1, which encodes MEEEESLEGIISIDESLITSRLSQILDDVLDDRSSSHSVEKLKDVAVKYLQFCQFQPTLLDKLLSKYVPNLASYLLKVKNIGKCNSITVILYQFCKIRGYKAVRVLFPVGVQYIKELYTLLNESSNNTWHFHYIVLLWLSQALNTPFPLNSLDDSLDVKKTIYTIAIKYLENSGIDKEASCLVLSRLFSRDDGLDLLLGFLHHCESSWFKRSIFYKIGCLFSLSSFLKICPRNDCLQTVDVAFQFLNVAREDLVGQENSALRKLLCKCYTRLGIVLLPVNSSPNWKYSISNPDSFFQLPDDSNEEVHIYLEVIVDFLLSSVSDIDSFVRWSAAKGLAKIISRLPWNLAEQVIDAIIELMTENMFLNPIENTVNISITSPLVWHGAILFFAKLAGAGLIKYSKCLHILPLIEVGLSYEVRYGTRVTGQSIRDASCYFVWSFYHCYSKSAIEGLQTNLILCLLQTVLFDNEINVRRAATAALFEVIGRHASIPDGLSLISHINYVSVTDISNCYGDLCMKVAHFPQFRSCVFQRLFTNLQHWDVKVQQLSAFSLRQLSIKYPKELSIYLPPILDYLSVGNADFIFGYTIGLASIIGGFLSISFPFDINRIHDLLSHKNLLSLKKFSRQQQTKIILGILKGIQQIFANDIRVDRAFFSEAFSVIIAAIDLQEETIIKDISDAYSVLVKFDDMEETLEVLLDYIRKCSTSKEARIVYIILQNLPNISFRYQKKICKLLLDIYPQLHSIDYQAPVANALQNIIPFTYEKTESIEEFVKELLQVCSNYLTDTRGDVGSWIRKPAMKAISSLLVKDSSGKKLSEDIVWCCISYIIRQTFDKIDSLRGLAYQALEQIRVHYLIRRCEALTNIINRIRNNPNMDGEVLNELNISLLEIPNLRLQAFYGITVFTADGFGSDLAVKCFEFYLSYVYQLEDSFKKSNSRYGKRDLLQLYIDILSSEDEIARFYFPIMKSFTSLLAYGCFTDFQNVKGMSKAIFIVQRRALTCKSPGGLSAILELYRTLFLSKNELLRHHALKYTANLLLNPIEKVRYQAADTLLYAKSIGLLTFLPNELNQKLLTLDWFVPVSQNATFVKQLRNIIQKQIDKLIADR